In Mycobacterium sp. JS623, one genomic interval encodes:
- a CDS encoding SDR family NAD(P)-dependent oxidoreductase: MSLASEEPKAKRFNDKQAIVTGAGSGIGAALCRALVAGGAEVVCTDIDGDAAERTATALGANARAARLDVTDAAAVQTVVDEVVDRRGRLDLMFNNAGIVWGGDTELLTLDQWNAIIDVNIRGVVHGVAAAYPLMVKQGHGHIINTASMAGLTAAGQITSYVTTKHAVVGLSMALRSEAISRGVGVLVVCPSAVETPILDKGAVGGFVGRNYFLEGQGVKTAYDPDRLARDTLRAIEKNKAILVKPRLAHAQWIFARLAPTLMNRVSIGFIERQRASQATGRSQLS; encoded by the coding sequence ATGAGCCTCGCTAGCGAAGAGCCGAAAGCCAAGCGTTTCAACGACAAACAGGCGATCGTCACCGGCGCCGGCTCGGGTATCGGCGCTGCGCTATGCCGCGCGCTGGTGGCCGGTGGCGCCGAGGTGGTTTGTACCGACATCGACGGAGACGCCGCCGAACGCACCGCCACAGCCCTGGGCGCCAACGCTCGCGCCGCACGCCTGGACGTCACCGACGCGGCGGCCGTACAGACGGTCGTCGACGAGGTCGTCGATCGCCGCGGGCGGCTGGACCTGATGTTCAACAATGCCGGCATCGTGTGGGGCGGCGACACCGAACTGCTCACGCTCGACCAGTGGAACGCGATCATCGACGTCAACATCCGCGGCGTCGTACACGGCGTCGCCGCGGCCTACCCGCTGATGGTGAAGCAAGGCCACGGGCACATCATCAACACCGCTTCGATGGCGGGGCTGACGGCGGCCGGACAGATCACCAGTTACGTCACCACCAAGCACGCCGTCGTCGGGTTATCCATGGCCCTGCGATCCGAGGCCATCAGTCGCGGCGTCGGCGTGTTGGTAGTGTGCCCGTCGGCCGTCGAGACCCCCATCCTCGACAAGGGTGCGGTCGGCGGATTCGTCGGGCGCAACTACTTTCTCGAGGGCCAAGGCGTGAAAACCGCCTACGACCCCGACCGGCTTGCGCGAGATACCTTGCGCGCCATCGAGAAGAACAAAGCAATACTCGTGAAACCGCGGCTGGCACACGCCCAGTGGATTTTTGCCCGACTCGCACCGACTCTGATGAACCGGGTGTCGATCGGGTTCATCGAACGCCAGCGCGCCAGCCAGGCCACAGGACGCTCACAGCTCAGCTAG
- the glpX gene encoding class II fructose-bisphosphatase: MSPARGEAPDRNLALELVRVTEAGAMAAGRWVGRGDKEGGDGAAVDAMRELVNSVSMRGVVVIGEGEKDNAPMLYNGEEVGNGDGPECDFAVDPIDGTTLMAKGLANAISVLAVSERGTMYDPSAVFYMNKIAVGPDAVDAIDITAPIGENIRKVAKAKNVSVSDLTVCILDRPRHEQLIADVRAAGARCRLISDGDVAGAISACRPNTSTDLLVGIGGTPEGIIAAAAIRCMGGAIQGQLAPKDDEERQKALDRGYDLDQVLLTEDLVSGDNVFFCATGVTDGDLLKGVHYYGGGCTTQSIVMRSKSGTVRMIEAYHRLSKLNEYSAIDFTGDSNAVYPLP; encoded by the coding sequence ATGAGCCCCGCGCGTGGTGAAGCCCCAGATCGCAACCTCGCCCTCGAACTCGTGCGAGTCACCGAGGCCGGCGCCATGGCAGCAGGCCGCTGGGTAGGCCGCGGCGACAAGGAAGGCGGCGACGGCGCCGCCGTCGACGCCATGCGTGAGCTGGTCAACTCGGTTTCCATGCGCGGAGTGGTGGTGATCGGCGAGGGCGAGAAGGACAACGCCCCGATGCTCTACAACGGCGAAGAGGTCGGCAACGGCGACGGCCCCGAATGCGACTTCGCCGTCGACCCGATCGACGGCACGACCTTGATGGCCAAGGGGCTGGCCAACGCGATCTCTGTGCTGGCGGTCTCCGAGCGCGGCACCATGTACGACCCGTCGGCGGTCTTCTACATGAACAAGATCGCTGTCGGGCCCGATGCGGTCGACGCCATCGACATCACCGCCCCCATCGGCGAGAACATCCGCAAGGTCGCCAAGGCCAAGAACGTATCAGTGTCCGACCTCACCGTGTGCATCCTCGACCGGCCCCGCCATGAACAGTTGATCGCCGACGTCCGTGCCGCCGGCGCCCGGTGCCGACTGATCTCCGACGGCGACGTCGCGGGCGCCATCTCGGCGTGCCGCCCCAACACCAGCACCGACCTGCTCGTCGGCATCGGCGGCACGCCCGAAGGCATCATCGCCGCGGCCGCGATCCGCTGCATGGGCGGTGCTATCCAGGGCCAATTGGCGCCCAAGGATGACGAAGAACGGCAGAAGGCCCTCGACCGCGGCTACGACCTGGACCAGGTGCTGCTCACCGAGGACCTGGTCTCGGGCGACAACGTCTTCTTCTGCGCCACCGGGGTTACCGACGGTGACCTGCTCAAGGGCGTGCACTACTACGGCGGCGGCTGCACCACCCAGTCGATCGTGATGCGGTCGAAGTCGGGCACCGTGCGGATGATCGAGGCCTACCACCGGTTGTCCAAGCTCAACGAATACTCCGCCATCGACTTCACCGGCGACAGCAACGCCGTTTACCCGCTCCCGTAA
- a CDS encoding SRPBCC family protein — translation MSDSISIAVSADELYALVSDVTRMGEWSPVCKACWWDEGAGPEVGAWFTGRNELPERTWETRSQVVAADPGREFAWEVNNGWVRWGYTFEPENGGTRLTEHWEFLPAGIAGFHERWGDKADAHIEHRRELARTGIPATLAAIKKTAEAGS, via the coding sequence ATGTCCGATTCGATTTCCATAGCGGTATCGGCCGATGAGTTGTACGCGCTGGTGTCCGACGTGACGAGGATGGGCGAGTGGAGCCCGGTATGCAAGGCCTGTTGGTGGGACGAAGGGGCAGGCCCGGAGGTCGGCGCCTGGTTCACCGGCCGCAATGAGCTTCCGGAGCGGACGTGGGAGACACGCAGTCAGGTGGTCGCCGCCGATCCCGGTCGCGAGTTCGCGTGGGAGGTGAACAACGGCTGGGTCCGCTGGGGCTACACCTTTGAACCCGAGAACGGTGGCACCCGGCTCACCGAGCATTGGGAGTTCCTGCCCGCAGGCATCGCCGGCTTCCACGAGCGCTGGGGCGATAAGGCCGACGCACACATCGAGCATCGACGCGAACTTGCCAGGACTGGTATCCCGGCGACGCTCGCGGCGATCAAGAAGACCGCGGAAGCCGGCAGCTAG
- a CDS encoding tetratricopeptide repeat protein, which yields MTVGMASRPAEEQALGEFLAVAENRPSALVVDGEAAVRRITLHPLSSQALESVVKHELGRPVPRAVMARMHQVSAGNPFYAIELARAFIANAGEMLPSTLAELVRARIGGLDPAVQEVLLAAACLAAPTVELVGEASAVDHDRLIELLERSERHGIIAIEGNRIRFTHPLLASGVYADASSTQRRLMHRRLAGVVDEVELRARHLAMGSTTGDAETFAALDDAAASAHARGAPAAAAELLELAIGLGGDTPERRIRLAVHCFDAGDPGRARTLLERAITGMQPGPVRAQALYALAVVRLIDDGYLEASELLRRALDEDAPDDPVQVRMATTLAYALYMTGEPETAWRRAEEAVSLAERVAVPGLLSEALGARATIQFFVGGGMTNRACNEHSNWRTTTRSRPSCFGPASSMR from the coding sequence ATGACCGTGGGCATGGCCAGTCGCCCCGCCGAGGAACAGGCTCTCGGCGAGTTCCTGGCTGTCGCGGAGAACAGGCCGTCGGCGCTGGTGGTCGACGGTGAGGCCGCCGTACGCCGAATCACGTTGCACCCGTTGTCATCACAGGCGCTGGAAAGCGTTGTCAAACACGAGCTGGGCCGGCCAGTACCACGGGCCGTCATGGCGAGGATGCATCAGGTCTCGGCCGGAAACCCGTTCTACGCCATCGAATTGGCGCGCGCCTTTATCGCGAACGCCGGCGAGATGCTGCCAAGCACCCTGGCCGAATTGGTGCGGGCGAGGATCGGCGGCCTGGACCCCGCGGTGCAAGAGGTGCTGCTCGCCGCCGCTTGTCTTGCGGCGCCGACGGTCGAGCTGGTCGGCGAAGCTTCTGCCGTCGACCATGACCGGCTGATCGAACTCCTGGAAAGGTCGGAACGCCACGGCATCATCGCCATCGAAGGAAACCGGATCAGGTTCACCCATCCCCTGCTGGCCAGCGGCGTGTACGCCGATGCCTCATCGACGCAGCGTCGACTGATGCATCGCCGCCTCGCCGGAGTCGTCGACGAGGTGGAACTTCGCGCACGGCACTTGGCAATGGGCTCGACCACCGGCGATGCCGAAACCTTCGCAGCGCTGGACGACGCGGCCGCGTCCGCTCATGCTCGCGGCGCGCCAGCGGCGGCGGCCGAGCTGCTCGAGCTGGCCATCGGACTCGGCGGCGACACCCCGGAACGGCGAATCCGGTTGGCAGTGCATTGTTTCGACGCCGGAGACCCGGGACGTGCCCGGACCCTGCTGGAACGAGCGATCACGGGCATGCAACCAGGACCGGTCCGTGCGCAGGCACTGTATGCGTTGGCCGTCGTGCGATTGATCGATGACGGCTACCTCGAGGCGTCCGAATTACTGCGCCGGGCGCTGGACGAGGACGCCCCCGATGACCCCGTGCAGGTTCGCATGGCGACCACGTTGGCGTACGCGCTGTACATGACAGGCGAACCCGAAACCGCTTGGCGCCGTGCAGAAGAGGCCGTGTCGCTCGCCGAACGTGTCGCTGTCCCCGGTCTGCTCAGCGAGGCCCTCGGGGCACGGGCGACAATTCAATTCTTCGTCGGTGGCGGGATGACGAACAGAGCCTGCAACGAGCACTCGAACTGGAGGACCACGACGCGTTCACGCCCATCATGCTTCGGCCCAGCGTCGAGCATGCGCTGA
- a CDS encoding LuxR family transcriptional regulator translates to MLRPSVEHALILACTGDLDTSYDRMQAIERRCTDKGEEGELIFVDFYVVVNRIWRGDFAAANRLAADVTALARQLDAEFPTMLSLVLQAWLAVYAGAEDDARLAVADAIDACKRTGAAWHQDWTRTAVGFLEVSVGNHADAVDSLQPLLSRYVPTSTEINAAAFVPDVVEALTALGRADEAAPLVDALECNGRRLDRAWMRAVGARGRAMVLAARGDVAAAVQSALDALTEHDRLPMPFERARTQLLLGQLLRRDRSEATTVLREALAVFEQLGTPLWADRARAELAGTRPRAGPPQEVLTPAEQRVAELAESGMTNRDVAAALFISAKTVEATLARVYRKLGIRSRAELGRHAHTIRHNG, encoded by the coding sequence ATGCTTCGGCCCAGCGTCGAGCATGCGCTGATACTGGCGTGTACCGGTGACCTCGATACGTCGTACGACCGGATGCAGGCAATCGAGCGCCGCTGCACCGACAAGGGCGAGGAAGGCGAACTGATCTTCGTCGACTTCTATGTTGTGGTGAACCGGATTTGGCGGGGGGACTTCGCCGCAGCCAACCGACTGGCCGCTGACGTGACGGCGCTGGCGCGACAACTCGACGCCGAATTCCCGACCATGTTGAGCCTTGTCCTGCAGGCATGGCTCGCCGTGTACGCCGGCGCTGAAGACGATGCTCGGCTGGCTGTCGCGGATGCGATCGACGCCTGCAAGCGCACCGGTGCCGCGTGGCACCAGGATTGGACGCGCACCGCGGTTGGGTTTCTGGAGGTATCAGTCGGCAATCACGCAGACGCTGTGGACTCGCTGCAGCCGCTGCTGTCCAGATACGTGCCGACCTCCACCGAGATCAACGCGGCGGCGTTCGTGCCCGACGTGGTGGAGGCGTTGACCGCCTTGGGCCGCGCAGATGAGGCCGCACCCCTTGTCGACGCGCTCGAGTGCAATGGTCGCCGTCTCGACCGAGCGTGGATGCGGGCGGTCGGCGCCCGCGGACGCGCGATGGTGCTGGCCGCCCGCGGTGACGTGGCCGCCGCGGTGCAGAGCGCACTCGACGCGCTCACCGAGCACGACCGACTGCCGATGCCGTTCGAGCGGGCACGGACGCAGTTGCTGCTCGGCCAACTGTTGCGCCGCGATCGCTCCGAGGCCACAACCGTGCTACGAGAGGCGCTGGCGGTGTTCGAGCAACTCGGCACCCCGCTCTGGGCCGACCGTGCTCGCGCCGAGCTTGCTGGCACCCGGCCTAGAGCCGGGCCGCCGCAGGAAGTTCTGACACCTGCAGAACAACGCGTTGCTGAACTCGCGGAGTCGGGGATGACGAACCGCGACGTGGCGGCCGCGCTCTTCATCAGCGCGAAGACCGTCGAGGCCACCCTCGCGCGGGTGTACCGCAAGCTGGGCATCCGATCGCGCGCCGAACTCGGCCGGCATGCGCATACGATCCGGCACAACGGGTAA
- a CDS encoding SDR family NAD(P)-dependent oxidoreductase has product MSKQRNAVVIGGASGIGWATAQALAAQDDRVTVADLNADGAHSRAAQLGAPHTSAAVDVTDEDSVQRLFEQTGPVDIVVNCAGFSNVGLITDMPADQFRDVIDVCLTGAFIVAKHAGRTLRPGGVLVSISSLNGRQPAAGMSAYCAAKAGLSMLTQVAALELGPRGIRVNAVAPGFVHTPLTEPAAAVPGVVEEYVENTALGRAGTPEDIAGAVLYLCSPASSWLTGEVLDLNGGAHLKRYPDILGHVMKLAEAPR; this is encoded by the coding sequence ATGAGCAAGCAGCGCAACGCTGTCGTGATCGGCGGAGCTTCCGGGATCGGCTGGGCGACGGCCCAAGCACTGGCCGCCCAGGATGACCGCGTCACCGTCGCCGACCTCAACGCCGACGGCGCACACAGCCGGGCCGCTCAACTCGGCGCGCCCCACACCTCCGCGGCCGTCGACGTCACCGACGAGGACTCCGTACAACGGCTGTTCGAACAGACCGGCCCTGTCGACATCGTCGTCAACTGCGCCGGGTTCTCCAACGTCGGCCTCATCACCGACATGCCCGCCGACCAATTCCGCGACGTCATCGACGTCTGCCTCACCGGGGCGTTCATCGTCGCGAAGCACGCGGGCCGCACCCTGCGCCCCGGCGGCGTCTTGGTCTCCATCAGTTCACTCAACGGCCGCCAGCCCGCGGCAGGCATGAGCGCCTACTGCGCGGCCAAGGCAGGCCTTTCGATGCTCACCCAGGTCGCCGCCCTCGAGCTCGGCCCACGCGGAATCCGCGTCAACGCCGTCGCACCCGGCTTCGTCCACACCCCGCTCACCGAACCCGCCGCCGCCGTGCCCGGCGTCGTCGAGGAGTACGTCGAAAACACCGCGCTTGGCCGGGCCGGCACGCCCGAGGACATCGCGGGCGCCGTGCTGTACCTGTGCTCACCCGCGTCCTCATGGCTGACCGGAGAAGTGCTCGACCTCAACGGCGGCGCGCACCTCAAGCGTTACCCGGACATCCTCGGCCATGTGATGAAACTGGCGGAGGCACCGCGATGA
- a CDS encoding formylglycine-generating enzyme family protein, whose amino-acid sequence MTNELVWIPPQTAVLGSDQHYAEEEPARPVTIDGFWIQTHQVTNSEFAEFAAATGYLTVAERALVPADYPGAPAENLQPGSMVFTRTQGPVDLRHLNLWWTWTPGASWRHPVGPNSSIDKRADHPVVHVAYEDAEAYASWAGLALPTEAEWETAARGGLGGATYTWGEEPEQPGQSLANYWHGDFPWRPDRGYGRTTPVGSFPPNGYGLVDMAGNVWEWTTDWYADTRARQSCCAEDTYDPRQPQFRVPRRVVKGGSFLCADNYCLRYRPAARRPQPVDTGMSHIGFRCVKR is encoded by the coding sequence GTGACTAACGAACTCGTCTGGATTCCACCGCAAACCGCGGTTCTGGGATCCGACCAGCACTACGCAGAAGAGGAGCCTGCGCGACCCGTCACTATCGACGGGTTCTGGATCCAAACCCACCAGGTGACCAACTCGGAGTTCGCCGAGTTCGCAGCTGCCACTGGGTATCTCACGGTTGCCGAGCGGGCGCTGGTTCCCGCCGACTATCCCGGCGCGCCTGCGGAGAACTTGCAGCCGGGGTCGATGGTGTTCACCCGCACTCAGGGCCCGGTTGACCTGAGGCACCTGAACCTGTGGTGGACGTGGACGCCGGGGGCGTCGTGGCGGCATCCCGTCGGCCCGAACTCGTCGATCGACAAGCGAGCCGATCATCCCGTCGTGCATGTCGCCTACGAGGACGCGGAGGCGTACGCGTCGTGGGCGGGGCTTGCGCTGCCCACCGAAGCGGAGTGGGAAACGGCCGCACGGGGCGGTCTCGGTGGCGCGACGTATACGTGGGGCGAGGAACCCGAACAGCCGGGCCAGTCGCTGGCCAACTATTGGCATGGCGATTTCCCGTGGCGGCCCGACCGCGGCTACGGCCGCACCACACCTGTCGGCAGCTTCCCGCCCAACGGGTATGGGTTGGTCGATATGGCCGGCAATGTGTGGGAGTGGACCACGGACTGGTATGCCGACACCAGAGCACGTCAATCCTGCTGTGCCGAAGACACTTACGACCCGCGTCAGCCGCAGTTCCGGGTGCCGCGGAGAGTGGTCAAGGGTGGCTCTTTCCTGTGCGCCGACAACTATTGCTTGCGATACCGGCCCGCGGCGCGGCGGCCGCAACCCGTCGATACGGGCATGAGCCACATCGGCTTTCGCTGCGTCAAGCGGTGA
- a CDS encoding dienelactone hydrolase family protein, with product MTAPQGDLTGWTVAPFSAAGYTHDVYRKGEGPGVVLIPELPGMGPEVIGLGNHLVDNGFTVACPSLFGTPGAAAMRPGAIPVMVRACVTREFAGFALNADRPVAHYLRALARDLNEKTPGKGVGVIGQCFTGGFALAAAVDDSVLAPVLSQPSAPIGLTAKHRADPGLSEGELKVIEQRAANEGLCALGLRFSEDPLSPGARFKTLKDRLGDAFEVIEIDSKKGNEHAFGRMAHSVLTLEVREQDGHPAYEARKRVVQFLTERLSSD from the coding sequence ATGACCGCGCCGCAAGGGGACTTGACCGGTTGGACCGTCGCGCCGTTTTCCGCGGCCGGCTACACCCACGACGTATACCGCAAGGGCGAGGGGCCCGGCGTGGTGTTGATCCCGGAATTGCCAGGGATGGGTCCAGAGGTTATTGGCCTGGGTAATCACTTGGTGGACAATGGATTTACTGTCGCGTGCCCGTCACTGTTCGGCACACCGGGCGCTGCGGCGATGAGGCCGGGGGCGATCCCGGTCATGGTGCGCGCATGTGTGACAAGGGAATTCGCAGGTTTCGCGTTGAACGCCGACCGGCCGGTGGCCCATTACCTACGCGCGCTGGCCCGCGACCTCAACGAGAAGACGCCAGGCAAAGGCGTTGGCGTCATTGGGCAGTGCTTCACGGGCGGTTTCGCATTGGCTGCCGCGGTAGATGACAGCGTGTTGGCGCCCGTGCTGAGCCAGCCTTCGGCGCCGATCGGATTGACGGCCAAACACCGAGCCGACCCCGGCCTTTCCGAAGGCGAACTGAAGGTCATCGAACAGCGCGCCGCCAACGAGGGCCTGTGCGCGCTGGGGCTGCGATTCAGCGAAGATCCGCTATCTCCTGGTGCGCGGTTCAAGACGCTCAAGGACCGGCTGGGCGATGCCTTCGAGGTCATCGAGATCGACTCGAAGAAGGGCAACGAGCACGCTTTCGGCAGGATGGCCCACTCCGTGCTGACGCTAGAGGTCCGCGAGCAGGACGGACACCCGGCCTACGAAGCACGCAAGCGCGTCGTCCAATTCCTCACCGAGCGTCTCAGCTCGGATTAG
- a CDS encoding AI-2E family transporter, translating into MDTEFTLTQKRALAVATVIALLFGAYFLRGYFILIVVAAVAAYLFTPLFNWLNNRFGAGLSATLTLLAAIASVVVPMGLFVLLAVVQITNMVERVAEWVGRTDLSTLGDQALRFVNDVLHRVPFINVTVTPDSLRGSMATAAQKVGEWLLGLLQGAAGSVFGGVTAAILFLYVFLSLLTNRDKVLMLIRRLNPLGEDITDVYMSKMGAMVKGTVMGQFVIAVCQGVAGAASIYIAGFHQGFFLFAVLLSALSVIPLGSGIVTIPFGIGMILFGNVFGGVFVIVFHLIVVTNIDNFLRPILVPRAARLDSALMLLAVFSGIAMFGAWGIVIGPVLMIVIVTTISVYLAVYKGVPMDQPDDDEKPKQRRLLGWFGQRRGKQKPAKAAAKPTVLPPNPS; encoded by the coding sequence ATGGACACCGAGTTCACGCTGACACAGAAGCGTGCGTTGGCGGTTGCGACCGTGATCGCGCTCCTGTTTGGCGCGTACTTCCTGCGCGGCTACTTCATACTCATCGTCGTGGCGGCCGTCGCCGCCTACCTGTTCACCCCGTTGTTCAATTGGCTCAACAACCGCTTCGGCGCCGGCTTGTCCGCGACGCTGACCCTGTTGGCCGCAATCGCTTCGGTCGTTGTGCCCATGGGGCTGTTCGTGTTGCTCGCCGTCGTGCAGATCACCAACATGGTCGAGCGGGTGGCCGAGTGGGTCGGCAGGACCGACCTTTCGACGCTCGGCGATCAAGCGCTGCGCTTCGTCAATGACGTGCTGCACCGGGTGCCGTTCATCAATGTGACAGTCACGCCCGACTCACTGCGGGGCTCGATGGCGACCGCGGCGCAGAAGGTCGGCGAATGGCTGCTCGGTCTGCTGCAGGGTGCGGCGGGCAGCGTCTTCGGCGGCGTGACGGCCGCGATCCTGTTTCTCTACGTTTTCCTGTCGCTGTTGACCAACCGCGACAAGGTGCTCATGCTGATCCGTCGACTCAACCCGCTCGGCGAGGACATCACCGACGTCTACATGTCGAAGATGGGCGCGATGGTCAAGGGCACCGTGATGGGCCAATTCGTCATCGCCGTCTGTCAGGGCGTCGCGGGCGCAGCATCCATCTACATCGCCGGGTTCCACCAAGGCTTCTTTCTTTTCGCGGTGCTGCTTTCCGCGCTGTCGGTGATTCCGCTCGGCAGCGGCATCGTGACGATCCCGTTCGGTATCGGAATGATCTTGTTCGGCAACGTATTCGGTGGCGTGTTCGTGATCGTCTTCCATCTCATCGTCGTGACGAACATCGACAACTTCCTGCGACCGATCCTGGTACCGCGGGCCGCGCGCCTCGACTCGGCACTGATGCTGCTCGCCGTTTTCTCCGGCATCGCCATGTTCGGCGCGTGGGGCATCGTGATCGGTCCTGTGCTGATGATCGTCATCGTCACCACGATCAGCGTCTACCTGGCCGTGTATAAGGGCGTGCCGATGGATCAGCCCGACGACGACGAAAAGCCAAAGCAGCGTCGGCTTCTCGGCTGGTTTGGTCAGCGCCGCGGCAAGCAGAAACCCGCGAAGGCCGCGGCTAAACCAACCGTGCTACCGCCTAATCCGAGCTGA
- a CDS encoding DUF4245 domain-containing protein, producing the protein MDGQPIPPADVAAQAVPAPKPAKPRILQDGRDMFWSIAPLVIACIVLAGMLGMCSFAPTGPGKGPTPTYDAPAALQADADALKIPIRLPKLPEGWQPNSGGRKGIDGGRTDPVSRQQVRAVSSTVGYLAPSGMYLSLTQSNADEDKLITSLDTDVYPTGTRDVDGVKWVVYEGADQDGKRAEPVWTTRLSGPGGPAQIAITGAAGTDEYRTLAQATQIASPLTAK; encoded by the coding sequence ATGGATGGACAGCCAATACCCCCTGCCGATGTCGCCGCCCAAGCGGTTCCGGCCCCCAAGCCTGCGAAGCCCCGCATCCTGCAGGACGGCCGCGACATGTTCTGGTCGATCGCGCCGCTGGTGATCGCCTGCATTGTGCTGGCAGGCATGCTCGGCATGTGCTCGTTCGCGCCGACCGGGCCCGGCAAGGGGCCGACGCCGACCTACGACGCTCCAGCGGCGCTTCAGGCCGACGCTGACGCCCTGAAGATCCCGATTCGGTTGCCCAAGCTGCCCGAGGGCTGGCAGCCCAATTCCGGTGGACGAAAAGGGATCGACGGCGGCCGCACCGATCCGGTGTCGCGTCAGCAGGTCCGCGCCGTCAGCTCGACCGTCGGATACCTGGCCCCCAGCGGCATGTACCTCAGCCTGACGCAGAGCAACGCCGACGAGGACAAGCTGATCACCTCCCTCGACACCGACGTGTATCCGACAGGGACACGGGACGTCGACGGCGTGAAGTGGGTTGTGTACGAGGGCGCCGACCAGGACGGCAAGCGGGCAGAGCCGGTGTGGACCACCCGGCTCAGTGGCCCGGGCGGCCCGGCGCAGATTGCCATAACAGGTGCCGCGGGTACCGACGAGTACCGTACGCTGGCCCAGGCGACGCAGATCGCCTCGCCGCTCACCGCCAAGTAG
- a CDS encoding class II fumarate hydratase, with product MSIDSDVEYRIEHDTMGEVRVPVNALWRAQTQRAVENFPISGRGLERTQIRALGLLKGACAQVNKDLGLLAPEKADAIIAAAAEIADGLHDDQFPIDVFQTGSGTSSNMNTNEVIAGIAAQNGVTVHPNDDVNMSQSSNDTFPTATHIAATEAAVRHLIPALEVLHESLAGKARQWRTVVKSGRTHLMDAVPVTLGQEFSGYARQVEAGIERVKATLPRLGELAIGGTAVGTGLNAPDDFDERVVAVLTEQTGIAELRVAANHFEAQAARDGLVEASGALRTIAVSVTKIANDIRWMGSGPLTGLGEIQLPDLQPGSSIMPGKVNPVIPEAVTQVAAQVVGNDAAIAFGGASGAFELNVYIPMMARNLLESFKILTNSSKLFAERCIDGLVANEERLRELAESSPSIVTPLNSAIGYEEAAAVAKQALKEKKTIRQTVIDRGLIGDKLSLEELDKRLDVLAMAKVDDERLREER from the coding sequence ATGAGCATCGACAGCGATGTCGAGTACCGCATCGAGCACGACACCATGGGCGAGGTCCGGGTGCCTGTCAACGCGCTGTGGCGCGCGCAGACGCAGCGTGCGGTGGAGAACTTCCCGATCTCGGGGCGCGGTCTCGAGCGCACGCAGATCCGGGCGCTGGGACTGCTGAAAGGCGCTTGCGCGCAAGTGAACAAGGATCTCGGGCTGCTTGCCCCCGAGAAGGCCGACGCGATCATCGCCGCGGCCGCCGAGATAGCCGACGGGCTGCACGACGACCAGTTCCCGATCGACGTGTTCCAGACCGGCTCGGGCACCAGCTCGAACATGAACACCAATGAGGTGATCGCCGGCATCGCCGCCCAGAACGGCGTTACGGTGCATCCGAACGACGACGTCAACATGTCGCAGTCGTCCAACGACACGTTCCCCACCGCAACGCACATCGCGGCGACGGAAGCCGCTGTGCGCCACCTGATTCCGGCACTCGAGGTGCTGCACGAGTCGCTGGCGGGCAAGGCGCGGCAATGGCGCACCGTGGTGAAGTCCGGCCGCACCCACCTGATGGACGCCGTGCCGGTGACGCTCGGCCAGGAGTTTTCCGGCTACGCCCGGCAGGTCGAGGCGGGCATCGAACGGGTGAAGGCCACGCTGCCGCGGCTGGGCGAGCTGGCCATCGGCGGCACCGCCGTCGGCACCGGCCTGAACGCACCCGACGATTTCGACGAGCGCGTGGTCGCTGTGCTCACCGAGCAAACCGGTATTGCCGAATTGCGGGTCGCGGCTAACCATTTCGAGGCGCAGGCGGCACGTGACGGGCTGGTTGAAGCGTCGGGTGCCTTGCGTACCATCGCGGTGTCGGTGACGAAGATCGCCAACGACATCCGGTGGATGGGGTCTGGCCCGCTGACCGGCCTCGGCGAGATTCAGCTTCCCGACCTACAGCCGGGCAGCTCGATCATGCCTGGCAAGGTCAATCCCGTTATCCCCGAAGCGGTTACGCAGGTTGCCGCGCAGGTGGTCGGCAACGACGCCGCCATTGCGTTCGGTGGCGCATCGGGAGCATTCGAACTCAACGTGTACATCCCGATGATGGCCCGCAACCTGCTGGAGTCATTCAAGATCCTGACGAACTCATCAAAGCTGTTCGCGGAGCGCTGCATTGACGGTCTTGTCGCCAACGAGGAGCGGCTGCGTGAGCTCGCCGAGTCCTCGCCGTCGATTGTCACGCCGCTGAACTCCGCGATCGGCTACGAGGAAGCCGCGGCGGTCGCCAAGCAGGCGTTGAAGGAGAAGAAGACCATCCGTCAGACGGTCATCGACCGTGGCCTGATCGGCGACAAACTGTCGCTGGAAGAGCTCGACAAGCGTCTCGACGTGCTGGCGATGGCCAAGGTCGACGACGAGCGCTTGCGCGAAGAGCGATAA